A genomic window from Verrucomicrobiia bacterium includes:
- a CDS encoding alpha/beta fold hydrolase — translation MALAGSECFSASLPFSAKADDGLVLKGTLYLPDGVKEARPVVILLPKMASDRKSWGDFPKKISAAGYAVLALDQRGHGESVWQGKKKRSFLKFTNFDFARMVTDLDAVLAALSKQKKADVSRVAIYGASIGANVALVYGAGHPEVRAVALLSPGMDYKGITPADAVVSWGHRPALIVAAEKDGYSALSSRKLASKIGENAMLKMYEGKEHGTGLFTEQKDFGPFLFDWTLANFPVTSPK, via the coding sequence GTGGCTTTAGCCGGGTCGGAATGTTTTAGCGCCTCCCTTCCTTTCAGCGCCAAGGCGGATGACGGGCTGGTGCTCAAAGGAACTTTGTACTTGCCGGATGGAGTCAAGGAGGCGCGGCCGGTGGTGATTTTGTTGCCGAAGATGGCCAGCGACCGGAAAAGTTGGGGGGACTTTCCCAAAAAAATTTCGGCCGCCGGATACGCCGTTCTGGCCTTGGACCAGCGGGGGCACGGCGAGTCGGTCTGGCAGGGGAAGAAGAAACGGAGTTTTTTGAAATTCACCAATTTTGATTTTGCACGGATGGTCACGGATTTGGACGCCGTATTGGCTGCTTTGTCCAAGCAAAAGAAGGCGGACGTCAGCCGGGTGGCCATCTATGGGGCCTCCATCGGGGCGAACGTGGCCTTGGTGTATGGCGCCGGCCATCCGGAAGTGAGGGCGGTGGCGCTTTTGTCGCCGGGGATGGATTACAAGGGGATTACCCCGGCGGATGCGGTTGTTTCCTGGGGCCACCGGCCGGCCCTCATCGTAGCGGCGGAAAAGGACGGCTATTCAGCTTTGAGTTCACGAAAACTGGCAAGCAAAATAGGGGAAAACGCCATGCTTAAAATGTACGAAGGGAAAGAGCACGGGACGGGGCTTTTTACGGAACAAAAAGATTTCGGGCCGTTTCTTTTCGACTGGACGCTAGCGAATTTTCCCGTTACCTCTCCCAAATAG
- a CDS encoding bifunctional homocysteine S-methyltransferase/methylenetetrahydrofolate reductase, translating to MENPFLERLKKGPILCDGAMGTMLYQKGVSFERCFDELNISHPELIADIHRAYIKAGAEIIETNTFGANRYRLSTYGLEKQTVKINRQGAKIARDAREIEGKSVFVAGAMGPLGKPLYPIGKIREKEAFDAFKEQAEGLLEGGVDLFIVETQSDLKEVEQAVLAIRSLSQLPIIAQMSFTEEGKTTTGTGPAEATKFLSNLPVEVIGANCSVGPQGVLAVVSQMAHETKKYVSAQPNAGLPRLVSGRFVYSTPPEYFAEYTRYFLATGVTLVGGCCGTTPAHTEAMAEALVHFAERKVLPETVEVISFPAEEEKREFMPGRPTGLAAKLGKKFVISVELDPPRGINPEKLLKAAARIKEAGVDCVNIGDSPMARVRMGCLSVAYMVHQQVGIDVVIHFTTRDRNLMGIQSDLLGAHALGIRNVLAITGDPPTVGDYPHATGVFDIDSVGLLKVLTKLNTGADWNGNSIGNPTEFFIGCGVNPTAEDMEREVERFHQKLEAGAQFVFTQPLYDRRVLEEFLKRVKGVRIPILLGILPLQSSRHAEFLHNEVPGITIPEPARREMREAKDKGPEVGIEMARVFLEEVKDLVAGTYLMPSFGRYEQVLEVVKNVLPKEEVVKTTR from the coding sequence ATGGAAAACCCCTTCTTAGAACGGCTGAAAAAAGGGCCCATCCTCTGCGACGGGGCAATGGGGACGATGCTCTATCAAAAAGGAGTATCTTTTGAGCGCTGTTTTGACGAGCTGAACATCTCCCATCCGGAACTCATCGCCGATATTCACCGGGCGTACATCAAGGCAGGGGCGGAAATCATCGAGACCAACACGTTTGGCGCCAACCGGTACCGGCTCTCGACATATGGATTGGAGAAGCAGACGGTAAAAATCAACCGGCAGGGGGCAAAAATCGCCCGGGATGCGCGGGAGATCGAGGGGAAATCGGTTTTCGTGGCGGGGGCCATGGGGCCGCTTGGAAAACCGCTGTATCCCATCGGAAAAATCAGGGAGAAAGAGGCATTTGACGCATTCAAGGAGCAGGCGGAGGGGCTTTTGGAAGGGGGAGTTGACCTATTTATCGTTGAAACGCAGAGTGATTTGAAAGAGGTGGAGCAGGCCGTTTTGGCCATCCGGTCGCTTTCTCAACTTCCCATAATCGCGCAGATGAGTTTCACGGAAGAGGGAAAAACCACCACCGGCACCGGCCCAGCCGAAGCAACGAAATTTCTTTCCAACCTGCCGGTGGAAGTCATTGGCGCGAACTGCTCGGTGGGGCCGCAGGGGGTTTTGGCGGTGGTTTCGCAAATGGCGCACGAGACGAAGAAATATGTTTCTGCCCAGCCGAACGCCGGGCTGCCGCGGCTGGTTTCCGGGCGGTTCGTTTATTCCACGCCGCCGGAGTACTTCGCCGAATACACACGCTACTTTCTGGCGACGGGAGTCACCCTCGTGGGCGGCTGCTGCGGCACCACGCCGGCACATACGGAAGCGATGGCGGAGGCCTTGGTTCATTTTGCGGAAAGGAAAGTTTTGCCGGAGACGGTGGAGGTTATCTCTTTTCCCGCGGAGGAGGAGAAACGGGAGTTTATGCCCGGGCGGCCGACGGGGCTGGCGGCAAAGCTGGGTAAAAAGTTTGTCATCTCGGTGGAGCTGGACCCGCCGCGGGGGATTAATCCGGAAAAACTTTTGAAGGCGGCGGCGCGGATTAAAGAAGCGGGCGTGGACTGCGTGAACATCGGGGATTCGCCGATGGCGCGGGTGCGGATGGGATGCCTTTCAGTCGCCTATATGGTGCACCAGCAGGTGGGGATTGACGTCGTGATTCACTTCACCACCCGTGACCGGAATTTGATGGGGATTCAGTCCGATTTATTGGGGGCGCACGCCTTGGGCATTCGCAACGTTTTGGCCATTACCGGCGATCCTCCCACGGTCGGGGATTATCCCCATGCCACGGGGGTTTTTGACATCGATTCGGTCGGTCTCTTGAAGGTTTTGACCAAGCTGAACACCGGGGCGGACTGGAACGGAAACTCCATTGGCAATCCCACTGAGTTCTTCATCGGCTGCGGCGTCAATCCCACGGCCGAGGATATGGAACGGGAGGTGGAGCGGTTCCATCAAAAGTTAGAAGCCGGTGCACAGTTCGTTTTCACCCAGCCGTTGTATGACCGGCGGGTTTTGGAAGAATTTTTGAAGCGGGTCAAAGGGGTGAGAATTCCCATTCTTCTGGGGATTTTGCCCTTGCAGAGTTCGCGGCACGCCGAGTTTCTGCACAACGAGGTTCCGGGTATAACCATTCCGGAGCCGGCCCGGCGGGAGATGCGGGAGGCAAAGGACAAAGGGCCGGAAGTCGGCATTGAGATGGCGCGCGTATTTTTGGAGGAAGTGAAGGATTTGGTCGCGGGCACGTATTTGATGCCGTCGTTCGGGCGGTACGAGCAGGTTTTGGAAGTGGTGAAAAACGTTTTACCGAAGGAGGAGGTTGTTAAAACGACGCGATGA
- a CDS encoding tetratricopeptide repeat protein, producing MKKVTLAFAILTLAFGCAKKNDEAEVQDLYTQGQIAMNQAKFDSALVIYDTILKKYPNHPKNDRALFLMGYIENEFLGNKEKAKTHFDDLMARYPKSDLIKDARFLLSGETPRI from the coding sequence ATGAAAAAGGTGACGCTTGCTTTTGCAATTCTAACGCTGGCTTTTGGCTGCGCCAAAAAAAATGACGAGGCGGAGGTTCAGGACCTTTACACGCAAGGACAGATTGCCATGAACCAGGCGAAATTTGATTCGGCGTTGGTGATTTACGACACGATTTTGAAAAAATATCCCAACCACCCGAAAAATGACCGGGCACTTTTTTTGATGGGATACATTGAAAACGAGTTTTTGGGGAATAAAGAAAAAGCGAAGACGCATTTTGACGATTTGATGGCACGGTACCCTAAAAGCGACCTGATCAAGGATGCCCGGTTTTTGCTTTCCGGAGAAACGCCCAGGATTTAG
- the dtd gene encoding D-aminoacyl-tRNA deacylase, translated as MRAVIQRVLRASVAVGEKRVAETGPGLLVFLGAGQGDTAKEAEWMAHKTANLRIFEDEAGKMNLSVKDVKGEALAVSQFTLYADAQKGNRPGFTSAMEPAGAEKLYRHFVETLKKEAIAVKEGIFGAKMAVELVNWGPVTIILESEKK; from the coding sequence GTGCGAGCCGTGATTCAACGGGTTTTGCGGGCTTCGGTCGCCGTTGGAGAAAAGCGGGTGGCCGAAACGGGGCCGGGTCTGCTCGTTTTTCTGGGTGCGGGTCAAGGCGACACGGCGAAAGAGGCGGAGTGGATGGCGCACAAGACTGCGAATTTGCGCATTTTTGAAGACGAAGCGGGAAAGATGAATTTGTCCGTAAAGGATGTTAAAGGAGAAGCGCTTGCCGTTTCGCAGTTCACCCTGTATGCCGACGCGCAGAAAGGAAACCGTCCCGGATTCACCTCTGCGATGGAGCCGGCCGGGGCGGAAAAATTGTACCGCCATTTCGTGGAGACGCTGAAAAAAGAGGCGATTGCGGTCAAGGAAGGGATATTCGGGGCCAAGATGGCCGTTGAACTCGTCAATTGGGGGCCGGTTACAATTATTTTGGAGAGTGAAAAAAAATAG
- a CDS encoding Maf family protein, whose protein sequence is MSLAQLLTEIPQQREWRELAVRLGERKVVLASASPRRKTLLRQLEIPFTVFPSEVAEEDGIIESANPPGLAAELAERKGADVLKKTGGDIVIGADTIVVLGKKIFGKPRTKKEASLFLAELQGKKHTVYTGVAVFASSGKKASGVEKTDVFFHEVVPEQMQAYIESREGMDKAGAYGIQGMGSFLVEKIKGPLDNVVGLPRVKLLELIKKVL, encoded by the coding sequence ATGTCACTGGCACAACTGCTCACCGAAATACCGCAGCAACGGGAATGGCGGGAACTGGCCGTGCGGCTCGGTGAAAGGAAGGTCGTTCTGGCTTCCGCCTCCCCCCGGCGCAAAACCCTTCTTCGGCAGTTAGAAATTCCTTTTACCGTTTTTCCCAGCGAGGTGGCGGAGGAGGACGGAATTATCGAGTCCGCCAATCCGCCCGGTCTGGCCGCCGAACTGGCGGAGCGGAAGGGAGCGGACGTTTTAAAAAAAACGGGCGGGGATATCGTCATTGGGGCCGACACTATCGTAGTCCTGGGGAAAAAAATTTTCGGCAAGCCGCGAACAAAGAAAGAGGCGTCTCTTTTCCTTGCCGAACTGCAGGGAAAAAAGCACACCGTTTACACCGGTGTTGCCGTTTTTGCTTCCTCCGGAAAAAAAGCGAGCGGCGTGGAGAAGACGGACGTTTTTTTTCACGAGGTGGTGCCAGAGCAAATGCAAGCTTACATCGAATCGCGGGAGGGGATGGATAAGGCCGGAGCATACGGGATTCAGGGAATGGGGAGTTTTTTGGTGGAAAAAATCAAAGGTCCCCTCGACAACGTGGTGGGGCTGCCGCGGGTCAAGCTTTTGGAGCTCATTAAAAAGGTGCTATGA
- a CDS encoding RodZ domain-containing protein: MTTTLGAFLRSKREERGIALEEMAEKTRIPLRYLSALEEDRLDALPGKVYERLFIRTYADLVGINVEELGRQFKEIQNTLELKVRPEDERRSPFLKRGIYALGFLTVILVGVLIFIRREPEPAAAPEPEVIPNLVPSQSADSFIPQAPAAPPEPESLHLKLETAETNWVRIWTDGKMVLEAELKPGESKAFAAEKKLRLSLGRARAADLWINGHRLKKLGRERATLINFELTHENYPALIDSAANP; the protein is encoded by the coding sequence ATGACGACAACGCTTGGCGCTTTTTTGCGCTCCAAACGGGAGGAACGGGGGATTGCCCTCGAGGAGATGGCGGAAAAAACGCGCATTCCGCTGCGCTATCTTTCGGCCCTTGAGGAGGACCGGCTGGACGCCCTGCCGGGGAAGGTGTACGAACGGCTTTTTATCCGCACCTACGCCGATTTGGTGGGAATCAACGTGGAGGAGCTGGGGCGGCAGTTCAAGGAGATTCAAAACACGCTGGAACTCAAGGTGCGGCCGGAGGACGAACGGAGATCCCCTTTCCTAAAGCGGGGGATTTACGCGCTCGGGTTTTTGACCGTGATTTTGGTGGGGGTTTTGATTTTCATCCGCCGGGAGCCGGAGCCGGCCGCCGCACCGGAGCCGGAGGTGATTCCGAACCTGGTGCCTTCCCAATCGGCAGACTCCTTCATCCCGCAAGCGCCGGCCGCACCGCCGGAGCCGGAGAGTTTGCATTTGAAACTGGAAACGGCGGAAACCAACTGGGTGCGGATTTGGACGGACGGCAAAATGGTGCTTGAAGCGGAACTTAAGCCCGGGGAAAGCAAGGCGTTTGCCGCGGAGAAGAAACTGCGGCTGTCGCTCGGACGGGCGCGGGCGGCCGATCTCTGGATTAACGGACACCGTCTGAAAAAGCTGGGGCGGGAACGGGCGACCTTGATCAATTTTGAACTGACGCACGAAAATTATCCGGCCCTGATCGACTCGGCCGCCAACCCGTAA
- the smc gene encoding chromosome segregation protein SMC — protein MFLSRLEIVGFKSFPERTEVRFGPGITGIVGPNGCGKTNILDAIRWVMGEQRPTLLRGGRMDEVIFNGAPGVSPVGMAEVSLTVENNRGILPVEYSEVVVTRRLFRSGESEYLLNRVPCRLKDIVELFLDTGMGSHAYAVFQQTMIDALLSEKPEDRLGLFEEAAGVAKYKLRRRAAERKLSATETDLVRLNDLFSEIEKQYNSLKRQVKKAERFKNLDDEKRTLKMRLASLEYRDLKTGEEKAELAVQALEIEEAELSARKRTLELEKENLSLKQLEKEGEKRRVEEELAALDRQLVELEGRRALLLKENENFAERKTELDGELARLAERQGAITEAVENLGKEKERLAASKLELEQSVTSAEGELSSLSTRLAELADKKQALAVEQEALRSRRSELESEKRVWESKAGELESALESLSAEKRKLGEEFAAKALEKRKFETQLTAASGELAGLNAEISEMEQKLTALAAEKETLAAEKQNLENQTSELGGRISVLEELEKSFGGYEPATKEILSRKKEFPGLVEGLANLISADEQYLGPMEAALGDRAQAVVATDWDAAVRAAEYLKEKKMGRARFLVLPKEELVEPDAEGWPGAVGWASDLVWGEEPNLTYVRRALANILIVENREAAFRLLERAGEGITLVTMDGEVLGPGGFFAGGGSKGALLVGRKAELDRLNEKVKALEREKSRIAALLDGYLSQLEAGKKELEQRTAARGELAEKETGLRREFERLTFEEASLAEKVGAADKSDSEFSLRREEARGALARLEKELAGLQSREEGQTKLLASLDEKLEGLGRAEREKQESLTKNRMELVSVLAYLESAEKELLRLAEEQGQVAAQLEEKQKKLADLLDIHENFDIRVVELGSEEEEIRTGLAELNANRERLSRELTELSTGLSTTDKSLKEVAGKLELASSQKHEKQLAQTDWRARKESLCARFYLDFQQKLENLPDEPVHADVTIDGLRNRLEEIDKSIGNIGAVNMEALVEYPQTAERYEFMKKQIEDLTQAKAELEGTILQINKNAHELFMKTFEQARENFKNLFSELFEGGQADLILESTEDPLEPDLRIVARPKGKKLVTIQQLSGGEKALTAISLLFSLYMVKPSPFCILDEIDAPLDDANIDRFLAIIRKFSTGDTQFIVITHNKRTMEAADVLYGVTMEKTGISKIVSVRLEGLPVGAFAEQEVTEISR, from the coding sequence TTGTTTTTATCCCGCCTTGAAATCGTAGGATTCAAATCCTTCCCCGAGCGGACGGAAGTGCGCTTTGGCCCGGGCATAACCGGCATCGTGGGGCCGAACGGCTGCGGCAAAACGAACATTCTGGACGCCATTCGATGGGTAATGGGGGAGCAGCGTCCGACCCTTCTGCGCGGCGGGCGGATGGATGAGGTGATTTTCAACGGCGCCCCCGGGGTCAGCCCGGTGGGGATGGCGGAAGTTTCCCTCACCGTCGAAAACAACCGGGGGATTCTGCCGGTCGAGTATTCCGAAGTGGTCGTCACCCGGCGGCTTTTCCGCTCCGGCGAGAGCGAATATCTCTTAAACCGCGTTCCCTGCCGGCTCAAGGATATCGTCGAACTCTTTTTGGACACCGGGATGGGGTCGCACGCCTACGCCGTCTTTCAGCAGACAATGATAGACGCCCTGCTTTCCGAAAAACCGGAGGACCGGCTGGGGCTTTTCGAGGAGGCCGCAGGGGTGGCGAAGTACAAACTGCGGCGGCGGGCGGCGGAGCGGAAACTTTCCGCCACGGAGACGGATTTGGTCCGCTTGAACGATTTGTTCTCCGAAATCGAAAAGCAGTACAACTCCCTCAAACGGCAGGTGAAAAAAGCGGAACGCTTCAAAAACCTTGATGACGAAAAGCGGACTTTGAAAATGCGGCTGGCCTCGCTGGAATACCGGGATTTGAAAACGGGGGAGGAAAAAGCGGAGCTTGCCGTGCAGGCCTTGGAAATCGAGGAGGCAGAACTTTCCGCCCGGAAGCGGACTTTGGAGCTGGAAAAGGAAAACCTGTCGCTCAAACAACTGGAAAAGGAGGGGGAGAAGCGGCGGGTGGAAGAGGAGCTTGCCGCACTCGACCGGCAGTTGGTGGAGCTGGAAGGGCGGCGGGCACTGCTCTTGAAGGAGAACGAGAACTTTGCCGAGCGGAAAACGGAGTTGGACGGTGAGCTGGCACGGCTTGCCGAACGGCAGGGGGCCATCACCGAAGCAGTAGAAAATCTTGGCAAGGAAAAAGAAAGACTGGCGGCGTCCAAACTGGAATTGGAGCAGTCCGTCACTTCCGCCGAGGGGGAATTGAGTTCCCTTTCGACACGTTTGGCGGAGCTTGCAGATAAAAAGCAGGCGTTGGCGGTCGAACAGGAAGCCCTGCGTTCCCGCCGGTCGGAGCTGGAATCGGAAAAGAGGGTTTGGGAATCGAAAGCGGGGGAACTGGAGTCGGCCTTGGAATCGCTTTCCGCCGAGAAACGGAAGCTGGGGGAGGAATTTGCCGCAAAAGCGCTGGAAAAGAGGAAATTCGAAACACAGCTGACGGCGGCCTCGGGCGAGCTTGCCGGTTTGAATGCCGAAATCAGCGAGATGGAGCAAAAGCTTACCGCGCTGGCGGCAGAAAAGGAAACGCTTGCCGCCGAGAAGCAGAATTTGGAAAACCAAACCTCCGAATTGGGGGGACGGATTTCGGTTTTGGAGGAACTGGAAAAAAGCTTCGGCGGATACGAGCCGGCGACGAAGGAGATTTTGTCCCGGAAGAAGGAATTTCCGGGCCTGGTTGAGGGCTTGGCCAATCTGATTTCGGCCGACGAGCAATATTTAGGGCCGATGGAAGCCGCGCTCGGTGACCGGGCGCAGGCGGTGGTCGCAACCGATTGGGACGCGGCGGTGCGGGCGGCCGAATATTTGAAGGAGAAAAAGATGGGCCGGGCGCGCTTTTTGGTGCTGCCGAAAGAGGAATTAGTGGAGCCGGATGCGGAGGGATGGCCGGGAGCGGTCGGCTGGGCCTCCGATTTGGTATGGGGGGAGGAGCCGAATCTGACTTACGTGCGCCGGGCCTTGGCAAATATTTTAATCGTCGAGAACCGGGAGGCGGCGTTCCGGCTTTTGGAACGGGCGGGGGAAGGGATCACCTTGGTCACCATGGATGGGGAGGTTTTGGGGCCGGGCGGGTTTTTTGCCGGCGGAGGGAGCAAGGGGGCGCTTTTGGTCGGAAGAAAGGCGGAGCTCGACCGGCTGAACGAGAAGGTTAAAGCGTTGGAAAGGGAGAAATCAAGAATTGCCGCTCTCCTTGACGGCTATCTTTCCCAACTGGAAGCCGGCAAAAAGGAATTGGAACAACGGACGGCCGCGCGGGGCGAACTGGCGGAAAAGGAGACCGGGCTTAGGCGGGAATTTGAACGGTTGACCTTTGAAGAAGCTTCCCTTGCCGAGAAGGTTGGCGCGGCGGATAAAAGCGATTCCGAGTTTTCGCTGCGCCGGGAGGAGGCGCGGGGCGCGCTGGCGCGCCTTGAAAAAGAGCTGGCCGGGCTGCAAAGCAGGGAAGAGGGGCAAACCAAGCTTTTGGCTTCCCTTGATGAGAAGCTGGAAGGATTGGGAAGAGCGGAACGGGAAAAACAGGAGTCTTTGACCAAAAACCGAATGGAGCTGGTTTCCGTTCTGGCCTACTTGGAATCGGCGGAAAAGGAGCTTTTGCGGCTGGCGGAGGAACAGGGGCAGGTTGCCGCGCAGCTTGAAGAGAAGCAAAAAAAGCTGGCCGACCTTTTGGACATTCATGAAAACTTTGACATTCGCGTGGTGGAGCTTGGTTCGGAGGAGGAGGAGATCCGAACCGGACTGGCGGAACTAAATGCGAACCGGGAACGGTTGTCGCGTGAGCTTACCGAGCTTTCCACCGGACTCTCAACCACGGATAAAAGCCTTAAGGAAGTGGCGGGGAAACTGGAGTTAGCGTCCTCGCAGAAGCATGAAAAACAACTGGCGCAGACCGATTGGCGGGCGCGCAAGGAATCACTCTGTGCACGTTTTTACTTGGATTTCCAGCAGAAATTGGAGAACTTGCCGGACGAGCCCGTCCACGCCGATGTCACCATAGACGGGCTTAGAAACCGGCTGGAGGAGATTGACAAAAGCATCGGCAACATCGGGGCCGTCAACATGGAGGCCTTGGTCGAGTATCCGCAGACCGCCGAGCGGTATGAATTCATGAAAAAGCAAATAGAGGATTTGACCCAGGCGAAGGCGGAACTGGAAGGGACGATTTTACAAATCAACAAAAACGCCCACGAGCTTTTCATGAAAACCTTTGAACAGGCGCGGGAGAATTTTAAAAATCTTTTCTCCGAGCTTTTTGAAGGGGGACAGGCGGATTTGATACTGGAGTCGACGGAAGACCCCCTCGAGCCGGATTTGAGAATCGTGGCGCGCCCCAAGGGAAAGAAACTGGTAACCATCCAGCAGCTTTCCGGAGGGGAGAAGGCGCTTACGGCCATCTCGCTGCTCTTCTCCTTGTACATGGTCAAGCCCTCCCCCTTCTGCATTCTGGACGAAATCGACGCGCCGTTGGACGACGCCAACATCGACCGGTTTTTGGCCATCATCCGCAAGTTCTCCACCGGCGATACGCAATTCATCGTCATCACCCACAACAAGCGGACGATGGAGGCGGCGGACGTTCTGTACGGGGTGACGATGGAGAAGACCGGAATTTCCAAAATCGTCTCCGTCCGGCTGGAGGGGCTGCCCGTGGGGGCGTTTGCGGAACAGGAAGTGACCGAAATTTCCCGTTAA
- the ftsY gene encoding signal recognition particle-docking protein FtsY — translation MGFSFEKLKAGLAKTRQNFFGKVRGVLGVGQLDEATLSRLEEILVGSDLGVATTERVLSHLKEETQRSGVAKDREQVLGLLKNELKKIVVANGKPGDFEESIFLHKPLVILVLGVNGTGKTTSIGKLAQRFASKGKRVMVAAADTFRAAAVEQLEQWAKRSGAEFIKAAPGQDPASVAFDAVTAAQKRGIDVVLVDTAGRLHTKTNLMEELKKVKRVIGKAMAGAPHEVWLVLDATVGQNGLAQAKIFHRDLGVTGVVLTKLDGTAKGGIVLAIANELGVKVRYIGVGEKLEDLELFDPEDFVEALFV, via the coding sequence ATGGGTTTTTCCTTTGAGAAGTTGAAAGCCGGGTTGGCCAAGACCCGGCAAAATTTTTTTGGCAAGGTCCGCGGGGTTCTGGGGGTCGGTCAGTTGGACGAGGCGACGCTTTCACGCCTCGAAGAAATTCTGGTCGGCTCCGATTTGGGGGTGGCGACGACGGAACGGGTTTTATCCCATCTGAAAGAGGAGACCCAACGTTCGGGCGTCGCCAAAGATCGGGAGCAGGTGTTGGGTTTGCTTAAAAACGAACTCAAGAAAATCGTGGTAGCCAACGGAAAACCGGGGGATTTTGAGGAATCGATTTTCTTGCACAAGCCGCTCGTCATCCTCGTCTTGGGGGTCAACGGCACGGGGAAGACCACTTCCATCGGCAAGCTGGCGCAGCGGTTTGCCTCAAAAGGAAAGAGAGTCATGGTGGCGGCCGCGGATACCTTTCGCGCGGCGGCCGTGGAGCAGTTGGAGCAGTGGGCCAAACGCTCCGGCGCTGAATTCATCAAGGCCGCGCCAGGACAGGATCCGGCCTCGGTTGCCTTTGACGCCGTAACGGCTGCGCAAAAGCGAGGCATCGATGTTGTCCTTGTCGATACGGCCGGACGGCTGCATACCAAAACCAATTTGATGGAGGAATTGAAAAAAGTTAAACGGGTCATCGGCAAGGCGATGGCCGGAGCGCCGCACGAGGTCTGGCTGGTTTTGGATGCCACCGTCGGCCAGAACGGGCTGGCGCAGGCAAAAATCTTTCACCGGGATTTGGGAGTTACTGGCGTCGTTCTGACCAAGCTGGACGGGACGGCGAAGGGAGGAATAGTTTTGGCCATTGCCAACGAGCTGGGGGTAAAAGTCCGCTACATCGGGGTCGGGGAGAAACTGGAGGATTTGGAGCTTTTTGACCCGGAGGATTTCGTGGAGGCGCTTTTTGTATGA